One window of the Acaryochloris sp. CCMEE 5410 genome contains the following:
- a CDS encoding RraA family protein codes for MTNYSKFRALSPTVYADALGRKQFMDIGIKELWPQIPRIAGPAYTVRCPPGDNLMLHAAIYRAPAGSVIVVEAGNVDYAVSGGNVCAIAQRRQIAGFVVDGVIRDIAEVRAAQFPVFARGVSPIPGIKQTLGTLGKPIYCGGVHVHPQDIIVADEEGIAVIPAADQAAVYEIAYQRTVKDASLSLEEWEAAHKAKIARILLEQGFTE; via the coding sequence ATGACCAACTATTCCAAATTCCGAGCATTATCGCCGACCGTCTACGCCGATGCCTTAGGCCGCAAGCAGTTTATGGATATTGGCATTAAAGAACTTTGGCCTCAAATACCGAGAATTGCAGGACCCGCCTACACCGTACGCTGTCCACCTGGAGACAACTTGATGCTCCATGCCGCGATATACCGTGCCCCAGCAGGGAGTGTCATCGTCGTCGAAGCCGGTAATGTAGACTATGCCGTTTCAGGCGGGAATGTCTGTGCTATTGCCCAAAGGAGGCAGATTGCTGGTTTTGTCGTTGATGGTGTGATCCGAGATATCGCTGAAGTTCGAGCAGCCCAATTCCCCGTTTTTGCAAGAGGGGTCAGTCCCATCCCTGGCATCAAACAAACCCTGGGAACCCTGGGCAAACCGATTTATTGTGGCGGGGTTCACGTTCACCCCCAAGATATTATCGTTGCGGACGAAGAGGGAATTGCCGTTATTCCAGCGGCTGACCAAGCCGCTGTCTATGAGATTGCCTACCAAAGAACCGTAAAAGACGCGTCTCTATCCCTCGAAGAATGGGAAGCGGCC